In Bacteroidota bacterium, a single genomic region encodes these proteins:
- a CDS encoding 4Fe-4S binding protein, protein MAHVIGSDCTACGTCIDECPVEAISEGDIYKIDPELCTDCGSCAEVCPVEAIHPAK, encoded by the coding sequence ATGGCACACGTAATAGGAAGTGATTGTACTGCATGCGGTACTTGTATAGATGAATGCCCGGTTGAAGCTATTTCTGAAGGCGATATCTATAAAATTGATCCTGAACTTTGCACAGACTGCGGTTCATGTGCTGAAGTTTGCCCGGTTGAAGCTATTCACCCTGCAAAATAG